The following proteins are co-located in the Macrobrachium rosenbergii isolate ZJJX-2024 chromosome 26, ASM4041242v1, whole genome shotgun sequence genome:
- the LOC136853188 gene encoding uncharacterized protein, giving the protein MPSADFSSFKSHKHIVQSTQSSSDNPPVNSKPRNRFLNPPVFSETTRNLPTTRLPAWNSYQNKPPVNIESRNRYSATKAPGVTLFTEATTQDDQRTGAAYSTPSLRRRGCGARLLDRLEYLLGRELVMDQMGVGVYSAVVESILSVECGRPEESSGSAPGTTSTTSMAQISPPPPTSSISPTLGMEGWLSLDDIRKEEEEKQKLKTTTSPADGLVTKNRFPSENSLSPVAAALLATSSPVPSHPITSETPPVDSSVTSLTASLSPSDGNSSLPVEGTPLPSLNENNQSISSSSASSFSQSSPTVPDISTAPSVTSRTSALNSTLSPDADLVSSFRSLTEEPLLPSALSEESSTTESPAASAQPRSSILRDGHKLIRRAVGMAALNSLAVAKALPLDDEDQEGYLEISSRELSKNVFGFETILTALVYLSFGIFLYQMIQRAVGAEMMGSPFNNLIRNGGRSFVANGSRLLREEPIESYYAILLRALKKVPEIASKILLEEGKSLEVQAKSPSCLPLYLCRVTSRRFHQKELENETDSGSSSSIIHHALFTSAVSTAMSAWSGQNPSELIMATWTGALGLPCLFGEETCSGELQDG; this is encoded by the exons ATGCCTTCTGCAGATTTTTCGTCTTTTAAGAGTCACAAGCATATTGTGCAGTCGACTCAGTCGTCATCTGACAATCCACCTGTAAATTCCAAGCCtagaaacaggtttttaaatcCTCCAGTCTTTTCTGAAACGACAAGAAATCTACCAACCACTCGCCTCCCTGCATGGAATTCCTACCAGAATAAGCCGCCGGTTAACATAGAGTCTAGAAACAGATACAGCGCTACAAAGGCTCCTGGAGTGACTTTGTTTACCGAGGCCACAACGCAAGATGATCAGAGAACCGGCGCGGCTTACTCGACCCCGTCTCTGAGACGCAGAGGCTGCGGTGCGCGCTTGCTTGATCGTCTGGAATATCTCCTGGGACGAGAGCTGGTGATGGATCAGATGGGCGTTGGCGTTTACAGTGCAGTCGTTGAAAG CATCCTATCGGTGGAGTGCGGTCGCCCAGAGGAATCTTCTGGAAGCGCCCCTGGAACAACCTCCACCACATCCATGGCTCAGATATCCCCTCCTCCACCCACCTCATCCATTTCTCCAACGCTGGGGATGGAAGGGTGGCTGAGTTTGGATGACATCCGTAAAGAG GAAGAAGAGAAGCAGAAACTGAAAACAACTACATCTCCAGCGGATGGATTAGTCACAAAAAATCGGTTTCCTTCAGAGAACTCTCTGTCCCCAGTTGCTGCTGCCTTGCTTGCTACGTCATCTCCGGTTCCTTCTCACCCCATCACGTCTGAAACACCACCTGTAGATTCATCTGTAACCTCACTCACAGCATCTTTGTCACCATCTGATGGAAATTCTTCTCTACCTGTCGAAGGTACACCACTGCCTTCGTTGAATGAAAATAATCAGTCGATTTCCTCGTCATCTGCGTCTTCTTTTTCTCAGTCATCACCAACTGTTCCTGACATATCAACGGCACCGTCGGTAACATCTCGAACTTCTGCACTTAATTCAACACTTTCACCAGACGCCGACCTAGTCTCAAGTTTCAGATCCTTGACCGAGGAGCCACTTCTTCCCTCTGCGTTGTCAGAAGAAAGCAGTACAACTGAGAGTCCAGCAGCTTCAGCTCAGCCTAGATCTTCTATCTTGCGCGATGGTCACAAGCTGATCCGGAGGGCTGTTGGAATGGCAGCGCTCAATAGCCTGGCAGTGGCGAAAG CGTTACCACTAGACGACGAAGACCAAGAAGGGTACTTGGAAATCTCATCAAGAGAACTCAGCAAGAATGTGTTCGGCTTCGAAACCATCCTGACAGCTCTGGTTTACCTCTCTTTCGGAATATTCCTGTACCAAATGATCCAGAGAGCCGTAGGGGCTGAGATGATGGGATCGCCCTTCAATAACTTGATTAGAAACGGAGGGAGGAGCTTCGTTGCGAATGGAAGTCGTCTCCTGAGGGAGGAGCCTATTGAGTCGTACTACGCAATACTTCTCagagccttgaagaag GTTCCTGAAATTGCTTCTAAAATCCTGTTGGAAGAAGGAAAGTCTTTGGAAGTGCAGGCTAAATCACCCTCCTGCCTACCACTGTATCTGTGCAGAGTGACGTCACGGCGTTTCCACCAAAAAGAGTTGGAAAATGAAACCGATTCCGGTTCATCTTCTTCCATAATTCATCACGCACTGTTTACCTCTGCTGTTAG CACAGCCATGTCAGCGTGGTCGGGTCAGAATCCAAGTGAACTGATTATGGCGACCTGGACTGGAGCTCTGGGTCTTCCTTGCCTTTTCGGAGAAGAAACCTGCTCTGGTGAACTTCAAGATGGATGA